In Notamacropus eugenii isolate mMacEug1 chromosome 1, mMacEug1.pri_v2, whole genome shotgun sequence, one genomic interval encodes:
- the LOC140524717 gene encoding zona pellucida sperm-binding protein 3-like isoform X2: MALGARLASVLLLWALQGGDWAGTKVLSWVTQHPALGSPFSPPPVVDVQCEDDRLVVSVNRDFFGTGRLVQAAELTLGPSACSPMPADPLNKRVIFEVGLHECGSELQMTPDSFIYSTVLHYTPNLSQSPVVLRSSPVSVPIRCQYPRRDNVSSRAILPTWVPFHSTLSREQRLKFSLRLMADDWSTERISSAFQLGDLIHIQAEVYSGYHVPLRLFVDRCTATLTPDPVSVPYHVIIDFNGQNVLRFMVDSFRFAQDSRNEIYITCHLKVTTTDQVPSPLNKACSYNLTTDMWVPVEGPSDICTCCKTRTCTHLSSSRKRSLANQEPGNPSELEADLMLGPLVLSEAENGPKLGEENNVGDIPEWPELLLLLMVGVAATVCLVLCLIVGSHKYRFPCSRNV, encoded by the exons ATGGCACTGGGAGCTAGGCTAGCGTCTGTTCTCCTACTCTGGGCTCTCCAGGGTGGGGACTGGGCTGGAACCAAGGTCCTCTCCTGGGTTACCCAGCACCCTGCTCTGGGATCtccattctccccaccccctgtGGTAGACGTGCAATGTGAGGATGACCGGCTGGTAGTGAGTGTAAACAGGGATTTCTTTGGAACTGGGCGGCTGGTCCAGGCTGCAGAGCTGACCCTGGGTCCTTCGGCCTGTTCCCCAATGCCCGCAGACCCCCTGAATAAGAGAGTCATCTTTGAGGTGGGACTCCATGAGTGTGGAAGTGAACTCCAG ATGACTCCAGACTCATTCATCTACAGTACTGTGCTCCATTATACACCAAACCTCTCGCAGAGCCCAGTGGTCCTTAGAAGCAGTCCTGTCTCAGTCCCCATCCGGTGTCAATACCCCAG GAGAGACAATGTGAGCAGCAGAGCCATCCTTCCTACCTGGGTCCCTTTCCATTCCACCCTGTCCAGGGAGCAGCGGCTCAAGTTTTCCCTACGCCTCATGGCAG ATGACTGGAGTACAGAGAGGATCTCTTCAGCCTTCCAGCTAGGGGACTTGATCCACATTCAGGCTGAGGTCTACAGTGGTTACCATGTGCCCCTGAGGCTCTTTGTTGATCGCTGCACAGCCACCTTGACCCCAGACCCAGTCTCTGTCCCCTACCATGTTATCATTGACTTCAATGG GCAGAATGTACTGCGTTTCATGGTAGACTCCTTCAGGTTTGCCCAAGACTCTAGGAATGAG ATCTATATCACCTGCCACCTAAAAGTCACAACCACTGACCAGGTCCCCAGCCCCTTGAACAAAGCCTGTTCCTATAACTTAACAACTGACAT GTGGGTCCCTGTAGAAGGCCCTAGTGACATCTGTACCTGCTGCAAGACAAGAACCTGCACACACCTCTCATCCTCCAGGAAACGGAGCCTAGCAAATCAGGAACCAG GTAACCCTTCAGAATTAGAGGCTGATCTGATGTTGGGGCCTCTGGTCCTATCTGAGGCTGAGAATGGACCAAAACTGGGGGAAGAGAACAATGTAGGAG ACATCCCAGAATGGCCAGAACTGCTGCTGTTGTTGATGGTAGGGGTAGCGGCTACAGTCTGCCTGGTGCTGTGCCTAATCGTAGGCAGCCACAAATACAGATTTCCTTGCTCCAGGAATGTCTAG
- the LOC140524717 gene encoding zona pellucida sperm-binding protein 3-like isoform X1: MALGARLASVLLLWALQGGDWAGTKVLSWVTQHPALGSPFSPPPVVDVQCEDDRLVVSVNRDFFGTGRLVQAAELTLGPSACSPMPADPLNKRVIFEVGLHECGSELQMTPDSFIYSTVLHYTPNLSQSPVVLRSSPVSVPIRCQYPRRDNVSSRAILPTWVPFHSTLSREQRLKFSLRLMADDWSTERISSAFQLGDLIHIQAEVYSGYHVPLRLFVDRCTATLTPDPVSVPYHVIIDFNGCLVDGQSLDSSSIFISPRPRQNVLRFMVDSFRFAQDSRNEIYITCHLKVTTTDQVPSPLNKACSYNLTTDMWVPVEGPSDICTCCKTRTCTHLSSSRKRSLANQEPGNPSELEADLMLGPLVLSEAENGPKLGEENNVGDIPEWPELLLLLMVGVAATVCLVLCLIVGSHKYRFPCSRNV, from the exons ATGGCACTGGGAGCTAGGCTAGCGTCTGTTCTCCTACTCTGGGCTCTCCAGGGTGGGGACTGGGCTGGAACCAAGGTCCTCTCCTGGGTTACCCAGCACCCTGCTCTGGGATCtccattctccccaccccctgtGGTAGACGTGCAATGTGAGGATGACCGGCTGGTAGTGAGTGTAAACAGGGATTTCTTTGGAACTGGGCGGCTGGTCCAGGCTGCAGAGCTGACCCTGGGTCCTTCGGCCTGTTCCCCAATGCCCGCAGACCCCCTGAATAAGAGAGTCATCTTTGAGGTGGGACTCCATGAGTGTGGAAGTGAACTCCAG ATGACTCCAGACTCATTCATCTACAGTACTGTGCTCCATTATACACCAAACCTCTCGCAGAGCCCAGTGGTCCTTAGAAGCAGTCCTGTCTCAGTCCCCATCCGGTGTCAATACCCCAG GAGAGACAATGTGAGCAGCAGAGCCATCCTTCCTACCTGGGTCCCTTTCCATTCCACCCTGTCCAGGGAGCAGCGGCTCAAGTTTTCCCTACGCCTCATGGCAG ATGACTGGAGTACAGAGAGGATCTCTTCAGCCTTCCAGCTAGGGGACTTGATCCACATTCAGGCTGAGGTCTACAGTGGTTACCATGTGCCCCTGAGGCTCTTTGTTGATCGCTGCACAGCCACCTTGACCCCAGACCCAGTCTCTGTCCCCTACCATGTTATCATTGACTTCAATGG GTGCCTGGTAGATGGACAGTCACTTGACTCTTCCTCAATCTTCATCTCTCCTCGGCCCAGGCAGAATGTACTGCGTTTCATGGTAGACTCCTTCAGGTTTGCCCAAGACTCTAGGAATGAG ATCTATATCACCTGCCACCTAAAAGTCACAACCACTGACCAGGTCCCCAGCCCCTTGAACAAAGCCTGTTCCTATAACTTAACAACTGACAT GTGGGTCCCTGTAGAAGGCCCTAGTGACATCTGTACCTGCTGCAAGACAAGAACCTGCACACACCTCTCATCCTCCAGGAAACGGAGCCTAGCAAATCAGGAACCAG GTAACCCTTCAGAATTAGAGGCTGATCTGATGTTGGGGCCTCTGGTCCTATCTGAGGCTGAGAATGGACCAAAACTGGGGGAAGAGAACAATGTAGGAG ACATCCCAGAATGGCCAGAACTGCTGCTGTTGTTGATGGTAGGGGTAGCGGCTACAGTCTGCCTGGTGCTGTGCCTAATCGTAGGCAGCCACAAATACAGATTTCCTTGCTCCAGGAATGTCTAG